One Gossypium hirsutum isolate 1008001.06 unplaced genomic scaffold, Gossypium_hirsutum_v2.1 scaffold_1399, whole genome shotgun sequence genomic region harbors:
- the LOC121227708 gene encoding enoyl-CoA delta isomerase 2, peroxisomal: protein MCSLEKRGNLLILTLTGQNVEHRLNPEVLSSIISALSQAKAASTRGSALVTVSHGKFFCNGFDLDWVNATGSKQEAQQRFDYLLDCLTQLVQAFISLPMPTVAAVNGHAAAAGMVIPLCHDYVVMRRDRGVLYVNDLEMGLKIPELYMAFFRAKTSGWALRDLVLRGLKIKGEKLLKMGIVDAVYDGEEGVINAGMIWPEGNGMVKFTLKLEKGCILNFVACWE, encoded by the coding sequence ATGTGCTCCTTAGAGAAACGTGGAAACCTTCTCATCCTCACCCTCACTGGCCAAAACGTCGAACACAGGCTCAACCCCGAGGTCTTGAGCTCCATCATCTCAGCACTTTCACAAGCCAAGGCTGCGTCAACCCGTGGTTCAGCTCTGGTCACTGTGTCGCATGGCAAGTTCTTCTGTAATGGCTTCGACCTAGATTGGGTCAATGCCACCGGTTCCAAACAAGAAGCCCAACAACGCTTCGATTACTTGCTCGACTGCCTCACGCAGCTCGTCCAAGCCTTCATCTCCCTCCCCATGCCAACTGTCGCCGCCGTCAATGGTCACGCTGCTGCTGCCGGCATGGTAATCCCCCTCTGTCATGACTACGTGGTCATGAGACGTGACAGAGGTGTGCTTTACGTGAACGATTTGGAAATGGGGCTTAAGATTCCTGAACTCTACATGGCATTTTTCAGGGCCAAAACTTCGGGGTGGGCGCTACGTGATTTGGTGTTGCGTGGGTTGAAGATAAAGGGAGAGAAGTTGCTGAAAATGGGGATAGTGGACGCCGTTTACGATGGCGAGGAAGGGGTTATAAATGCCGGGATGATTTGGCCAGAAGGAAATGGGATGGTGAAGTTTACGCTGAAATTAGAAAAGGGTTGTATTCTGAATTTTGTGGCATGCTGGGAATAG